ttttaaaaagacGGCAACATAAAGGTACCACGCCCTAAATCTCACAAGATAGAGTGGAACACAGAGACATATGTAACTAAGGTTATAGTTACAGTGCGATGTTTGGTTTAGGATggcatttcttttaattttatcttgaTTATTTATTTGTAGATCTCCCTCTCCTACTAAAATATAAGCCCTTTAAGGGAAGGGCATgtgtccttttttctctctcttggcaCTCAGATAGGATTTGGTGGAGAGCAGCTGTTCAAGAATCCCCCTTTGAAAGCGCACACTCTTTCTCCCTTCTGCTGGGTCTCCAGGGTATATCGCTGAGAATCATTTGGTGGGTCCCGCATCTGCCTCTTAACCCCCAATATCCAGTGGTCTCACCTCGGAATATCCCATTCCATCCCCCTAGCTGGCCGTGTCGGTCTCTTGCCTCCAAATGTCCTCCGTGATCAGAGGCAAAATACGTGAACGTTGTGTTTTTCAAACCGTTGACTTCAAGTGCTTTAAGGATCTCCCCtttaagagaaacagaacaattcAGGACAGAGCCAATGAATCACCACCCGCAAATTCAACCCAAATTTGCCCGTTCTTGCTAGAAAGTCCCATAAGGGGACGGTGTAGTCACTGTCATTATGAACGTGGTCACACAGTGTGAACCCTTTCTGATTTTCCTGATTCCACAGGATTCAGAATCTTGTTTACAAAGGTATCactaatacagaaaacaaaataaatggctAAAGCCAATATGGCAGCAATTGAGTGTCCAGAATGGGCATTGTTGGCATATGTGTCCATAATGACCGCATGGGGCTGGCGTGTGGCAAGAAAGAGTCTGATGGGAGAATCCCCTTGAGATAGGAAGAACCCAGAGCTGTGAGCATTCATCTGCGTGTGTCGGCACATGGGGGCCAAGGCTCCGGAGAGCAGCGCCGTCTACCAGCCAAGCACTCACTTTATCCATGGAGACCAAGTGCACATCTACAGACctgaaagtaaaaattttacACCACATGGGGATTGTGCAGCACTGGAAATGCATATTTCTAGAGCACGATGTAATCCACGCTCCCGTTTTGGGGTTGTCTGCCTCTTTACTTGGTGCACCGTAGTACTATGTTTCTCCCAGGATAAGCCCTCGCACCCTGCAAGGATTTAGATGTCTGCATTCttttaagaatctatatacaCTTGAAGGGAAGGTAACACTGTATCAACTACacatcaaagtaaaaacaaacagaatgtaCAATCTCATCCAAAAGTAATGCTGGTCTGTTGCCCTGAAAGAGCGTTCTTGCTTCACATTCTGTAATATCTCAtgatggctttatttatttatttttttaaagatttcatgtatttatttgagaaagagagagcatgaagatggcggagaagtagacagagagggagaagcagactccccgctgatcagggagccccgatgtggggcttgatcccaggacctggggaccatgacctgaaccgaaggtatcacttaactgactgaggcacccaggtgctcctcatgaTGGCTTTAAATAATGGGCTTTGTAAAAGGATGATTTTGTGCAGAAGTAGGCCGAAGGAGCGCGTGAGTGATATGGGGAACTTTCTCCCaattctttgccttttctcttcttctttactGCAGCTTGGTTCATGCTGAGGTGGCCCATCTGTTACCAAAGTTGAGCGGTGAGGCCAAGACCGAATGACGCATGGCTGTGCCTTGACTTACCTACAAGCCAATCCATCTCCTCCACATTGTCGCCATATAAACCATGCTGGCTTTTCCCAAGAAACCGTTTTGTGGTCACCAGGGGAATGTGAACATGCAGCAAAGACACAAAGAGGAGGAATGGCCTGTGCTTATtcctgaaagaagagaaacatgCTTCAGACACGATGGCACCTGTTTCAACACTATCTGAGCCATTTGAGTCCTTAAAACCCATCACCCTGTCGGGGCTCATTTAAGAAATTCAAAGATGATACAGACTCGGGTACTATGAGAACTCATCTCCTCTTTAAAAATGGGATTACCTTTCAATATAGGAAACGGCCTCGCGTAGCATGTGACCCGCCGTTCTTTCCAAAACCATGGGCTGCTCTATGACCTCATGGTTTCTCATCAGGATACAGTTCCAACGACGCACAAACCCAAAGCTGGCGTACCAGGAGACGAAGAAGAGGAAGACGAGGCTGGCTGCCCCCAGGACTCCCTTCCAGGACACAGAGATGAACCCACAAGTCTTGCCAACCGCAACGGTCAGGACCCCCAGAGCCGCCATCTGGGTGTAGTGCCATAGTCTGGATCTAGTCATGGCGTCCACTTCTGGGGGCCTGCCCGGCTGACAGTCATTCACAAGCGTGAAAGGCATGCCGTAAAAATAGTCAAATCCATGGTTCAGTGGATGGTGGCAGTGATCGTTGCGGGATTCACAGTTGACACCCTGGtgccattttcctgaagataAGAGCAAGAAATTAGACAAGAACACTCATGGAGGTGTTCTGTTTGACCCCAGTCATCTTCTCAATAATTCAGATTATATAGTTACCCTGCCCTTTGCAAATACTGAACAAACATATGGAGGTCATGAGATTAAAGGTTCAAGACTTTCTGGACTGTTAGGAATTATAAATTTGCACCCTAGACTATTCTGCTATTAAATAACTCAGAAAATATCATTTATGGATATTTCTTACTTAAAAGACAGCCCCTTGATAAAAGGAGTTGGTTCTAGAATAATCTTATAACAGAGTAGAAGTAACCAAGTAAGCAAGAAATGCTTctaagacatttttttccccaaaggcagTAATTTTATAATATCATTGAGATGGAACATGAGAAAGCACATATATCAGATTCTAGGAGGATATACAAGAAATGGGTTCTCTCCAGATGCTCAGCCAACTTAAATTTAGCTACAAAATAGGACACAAAATAGGACAGGAGAGGGTCCAATGTACTAGTCACCATAATTTCCAAGTACAGAAGTTAAACGGGGTCCCcgtcctcctcttccctcccatgACTCATAAAGGGTCTTCAGAACCTTTGGGATTGGTTCTAGTCCCAAGCCCGGAGACTTTCCTTTCTATCCCTGCTGACATTTAAGGACGTGTCAATGTCGGGATGGGGTGAAACAGGTGGAGAAGGAAAGTATACAGGATGGTCTCCATCTTGTCCACGGTCTACCATTTGGAACGTGAAGAACGGCCTTGTCTAAGTTCAGATGGGGTGTGTGCACCAGAAGAATAAAGATTCACAGAAGGAACCAATACACAGGTCTACAAGTCCAGCAAACACAAAATGAATCCACTTGTCTAGTTTTAAACACATCTCCACCCACAGAGTACAAGATACATGGTGGGCTCAAGGACACTGGGTCGTTGACCCAATGGTGGAGAGTTGGTAATGGAAAGTTCCAGTCAATTTGGGTGGGTAAGCAGCTCTGCTCTACTTCTCAGGATTGAAAAGAGAAATACAGGTGATAGAGCAGATGTGTACAAAGTCCTTGAAATGCCCTTGAAAATGGGATATGTGATATGCTGAGTATCTGTGTCTCCCTAAAATTCCTATGTTAAGACCTGACCATCAgggtgatggtatttggaggtgggacctTAGAGGGGAGATCATGGAGCCCCCATGAATGGTATTAGTGCCCCCAAAGAGATTCATGCCTTCTTCTCACATGTGAGGACACGAAGAGAAGATGGTTGTCTCTGAAGCAGGGCAAGGTCCTCACCAGACATGGAGTCTGGATCTTGGAcgtctcagcctccagaactgtgggaagtAAGCCTACATAATCTCTATTTCTAAAGTAGCCAGGAGATTTTAAAAGGGGGGGCAGAAGGGGTGACTACCCCGTGTCCAACCCAGTCACCACCTTGACAACATGGGGGTGTCACAGTCCCCTCTGAACTCAACAGTGACTCTGAGTGTGGAAGAACCAGTGAGGAATCGAATGCACACAGACCTGATTGAATCTTCCCTTGACCAAGGGGTTGGGGAAGACACCCCCGTCATCTGGCCTCGGAGATTCCTGTTAAGACAGGACACTACTTCTAAACACATGGGCTGAGCAAGGACTGAAAGTGTTCCCAAGCATCTGGTCCATGACAGGTGAGTGCCCATCTGTAAGGAAGCCACCAAGCAGGTGTCACAGTGCTGTTCTCAGAAAGGGGGTCTTACGAGGTTGGCCCCTGACTCATCATGTGCGAGAATCATCTCTCCAGAGGATTTACATCATTCCCTAAATAATAAGTGTGGCTCTggttataaaatatttgcaagacaTGGTTTTGCTGAatgcctgctttccttctggaggctggggTTTGGGGGTGGGTGCCAGGCAGCGGGTGTCTAGGAGACCAGCCCCTAATACAAAGcctgggaatggaaaagaaagaggcaaatcCCCCAAGAGGTTGAATTCAAATGGCTTATCAATGACAGAAGTTCCAATGGTGTGACTGATCCAAGAGTGGTCATATGGGGTCAGCACCCAGTTTTGGTTCTGACATGTAACTTTTTCCCCTTGTAGGGAAATAGGCTGATCTTCCTGCCCCCTGAATGGTATGAGTACCTATAAGGCCGGTTGCATAACCTTGCTGCTGTAGGATTCTTGCAAACGTGGTTTCGTTCGCGGGGAGTCCGCCCGATCCCGCGTTCCACTGGAGGGCGCGGTACCCATCATCGGCTTCCATGCCTgcggagcagagcagagagcaagcACTCACTCTCCCTTGACGACAACAAGGGTTCTTGCCTGGGGAGGAAGCTGGCCCTTCACCCTGTCTGGGATTGGTCTGGGTTTCACAACTGCAGGACGGGTGCTACTGGCATCAGCTGGGGGAAACACCCAACAGTCCCCAGGCTGCCCCCACCATGGAGAATCATCCAGCCCAAATGTCAgcagtgctgaggttgagaaactctgCCTTGGCATGAGAGagtctgtctgtttctctctatcatctctctatccatccatccatccatctcttcaCCCATCTATTCAAGTATCATCTATCTAATTATCTATCAATCATCAACTGCTTACCTActtacctatccatccatccctatatctatctatctatctatctatctatccatcatctatctctatcatctatcatctaactctacccatccatccacatATCCATCAACccatccactcacccacccaTCTAGTCATCTAtgcacctatccatccatccatctattaatctatcatctatcaatctattatctatctatcatctaactcgatccatccatccatccatatatccatccacccatccactcaccCACCAATCTATCCATCTATGcacctatctatccatctatcaatctactaatctatcatctatcaattaTCTATCATCTAACTCAATCCATCTATCCATatatctatccacccatccactcactCGCCCATCTAGTCGTCTATgcacctatccatccatctatctattaatctatcatctatcagtctattatctatcatctaactctatccatccatccatatatccatccacccatccactcaccCACTAATCTATCCATCTATGCACCGatccatccatctatcaatcTACTAATCTATATCTATCAATCTATTATCTATTTATCATCTAACTCTATTCATCCATCTATCAATCTactaatctatcatctatcaatctattatctatctatcatctaactCTACCCATTCATCCATATATCCATTGACccatccactcacccacccatctatccatctatgcaccgatccatccatctatcaatcTGTTATGtacctattatctatctatccatctatctatctctatcttctatctctgtatcttctttccTTTATCTATCTATGGCAGTGGTTCCCAACCAAAGGTAATTCTGCCCCCCAGGGAACACTTGGAAAACGCCCAgtgacatttttggttgtcacaactcgGTGGGGAGAGTGACTGCTACAAGCATTTTGCACATAGAGACCTGAgccccagcacctcagaatgtgaccgtGTTTGAAGATCAGATCTTTAAAAGAGATAGGGTCTTTTAAagaggcaaaaaagaagtcattggAGTGGGCTCTGACCCCATAGGACTGGGGTCTTTATAAGAAGAAGAGTTATAGACAGACGACCAcgtgaggacagggagagagagcagagtccATAcgccaaggagagaagcctcgGGGGGAACCAGCCCTACTCTGGATCTCAGACTCTGAGCCTCCAAGATGGTCAAAAAAGTAATCTGTGGTGTTGAGGCTGGTCCATCTGTGGTATTCCCTACAGCAGCTCAGACAAACTCATACGTCAATATTCCAATATGTGAATGTACCAGCTTATTAACCCCCTCTCCCACTGATGAACTGTGTCCATGTTTGCAAACATACATGTAGACATACAGACGACGTACGGTGCTGCTGTGAACGTTCTCATTCCATCTTTTGTAGAACctgcgtgtgtgcacatgttGGGCGCctaattgctgggtcatgagtGTGCATGCTTTCAGCTTAAGCAGACAAACACATCAGGGCCCCTTCCTGAAGCCTCAGGGTGCATCTCACCAGCCTCTTCCCTGTCCCTTTctgactctgaccctcctgctcTCCCCTTAGAAGGACCTTTGTGATGACACTGTGCCACCTGCATAATCTAGGATAACGTTCCCATCTGAAGATCCTTCAACTAGCCCCAGCTTCCAAGtcccctttgccatataaggaaTTAGGATGTGGGATCTTTGGGAACCATCCTTTAGCTCCCTACACGCTCATCCAAAGCCTATCTGAAGTCATGACTACACAGCCAGATGggctaaaatatttaaacaaataaacacaatgtCAGCCATAACCAGCTACCCTTGCAGAGTGCCCGTCTCTGAATTCCCAGTCAACCCAATCATTGCATAACTACCTAAAACACAGCAGTCTTCATGTCATTCGAGGGGATGTCACTGCAGATTATATGTGCACCATTCTCCCCTGGATCTTGACCATCAATGATCATATTGAGGACAAGTAATGAGTGGACGCAGATGTGCCCCCTTCTCGGACGTCCCCACAACactgacctgatctgaaggcgtGCCTCCCCGTGAGGAAGGAAGATCTGCTCGGGGTACAGAGAGGGGCGGCCGCCAGGTGCTGGGTGAGTCTCACGCCTTCCTCTGCAAGCTGGTCAATATTGGGTGTCCTGAGCAAACCATACACAAACATCCCTGTCAAGACAGCTCTTATAGGGATCGCTGCACCAAAGGGCACCGTGCAGAGTACATCAGTGTTTCTTGAGGGTTTTACCATTAGTTGCATATGGTGTCTTGTAAAGGCAGATGAACCCATCCCCAAAACAACCAGCATGAGCACATGGACTGAGAACCACTTGCTGCAAAAGGGGCTGAGCCCTTGTCCCAGGGTCCGGGCTGCGCCTAACCCACTGCATGCAAAGCCACCCTCTGAGCCCACTATGTCACCCGGAAGTCTTGTGGGCTGGGAACAAGCTTCTCTGGATGCTATTGCTGTGTGTAGAGATAAGAGTTCTTGCTGTCCGCTTCTGTCTGCCAGGAGGCTGTGGCCACACCAACCTACTGGCTTGCAAAGGTGGGTTCCTTACTACTTGCTACACGTTGCTCCTCTGTGAGCACGCTCTAGTTCACAAACGGTAAATGGTCTTCCCAGTCCTATGGGGGAAGGAATGCCATGCCTTTCCTGCTTGCACCACCAAGTTTCCACATGGGTGGGTTAAATGGCAGAGGGTGAGTGGATTAAGGAGACACGGGAAAACAGCAAGACTTGAAGCCACTGGCCAGAATAAAATCTGTGAGAGCTGATACCTAAAACTTCCTTACTGAGCAGGTGTTCCAATGGCCCAAGGTCAAAGGCATCTTTGGAGAGGACTTGAGGCATGGATGGAAGCCTTCCTTGTTGAGTATGAGTGTTGGTGGAGGGTGCAAAGGGAGTGGACAATGGTCCACAACCATTATCTATGGGGAAGAGGAGCCTCAGTGTCCCTGTTCTCCCAGTGACCTGGGAGAAGCACGCAGACGTGACCATGGCTTTGCTGAAGGTCTGGGCAGGTCCAGGCTGAGTCATAGCGCTAGTAGGTGCTGTCTTCTTGGACACACGCCTCTTCCAAAGCCTTGTCACCCAGAGGATCCCCATCTGTACATTTTGTGGATAGAGGACAGAAGTACGATGACTCCTGAAGGAGCTGTGGGTGAACTGAAGGACTTCTGGGAGCCAGTGGGCATCCCAAAGTCCTAGTGTAGGTTTTCGGATTCAAGAACTTCAGATGCATCAAAACCATTGTCAAGACCATCCTCCAAACGCTGAGGTAAATGCCTTTCTTACTAACTCAGATGGCTGTTGCCAGTTTTGAAGACCACACTTCTCGTTTTAATTGTTGCTTTTGTTTGGGGTGAACATAGTACACGTTGTCTAAAAAACATGAAACTTTACAACTGtatccttcaaaatcctcaaaGGTGGAGAAGCACAGAGGTCAGGGGCCGAAGGACAGTGTTCAAAGGATGTTTGGTGTAAATGCATGGGAGACCAGTAAATAACTTCTAAGTTAGTGTAGTAATATAATAGTGTAACATCTTTGGAGACTATTAAAGTGAAAAGATGCATTTTTGGAATCCCTGTGTTATCTTTAGATCCAATGACTCCTTAGTCACTGGAGTGATCTCCCCGTTTGTAAGAAGACAAGCAAAGCTGGGAGACTGAGCCACTCGTCCCTGGTCACGGAGCTAGAGCATGCCAAAGGAGGGTTTAACACCTTCGTTAAGTCACACCTTATCCGTGTGACTTAAAAAAATCCACCGAGGGTGGCATTCTGAGGGTTGTGAGACAAGTATGTCCATCCTCAGGCTCATATCTTCCATTAAGCATGGATTTTATGATCATTCGCAACCACCCGTCCACTTTGGGACCACTAAAGCTTTTTTCCTGATGGCTTTGTTCCTATTTAAAGACAGTGCCCCTCGCCTTCTGGTGTGTAAGCTGTTGTCTGTACTCATTCAGCCGTGGCTTCCAGGCCCATCCTGCATGCCCAGAAACCACAGCTGAGGTCAGTATTTCAGACACCAGCTGCCCCGGGCTGCTGCTGGGGCCCTGCCATGCCCCTGTTTTCAGAGGACAGCTGTGTCACTCAAGACCGTTCTGGCCACTTTGCTCAtcttggacttttaaaaaaaactgcaacCAACCCAAATACAAatgctgttattaaaaaaaaatcacccattcTGTACTCATGCTGGTTGTTTTCAATAACCCACCtgtaaaaatttactttttttttttttttaactaaactaCGAACACGAATTCCAAGGGCTTATAGGATTTTACCAAGTAAGTATAATTATATTAGCTCTGACCTATTTTTAAGGCTACAAAAGTTCTATCTCTAGCTTGATATCTAATCTATTATGTACCAACCTACCATCTGTCTACCCACCCTTCCATccctttccatccatccattcaccatccattcattcactcatccattcttccatccacccactcatccatctaCCTGTCtttccatccatgcatccatccatccatccaaccatccatccatccatccacccatcattctatctatccatcatccatctctccatccacccatccatccatctttccatccatccattcatccatcatccatccatccatccaaccatccatccaaccatcattCTATCAATCCattatccacccatccatccatccatccatcatccattcatgcatccatccattgtccctccatccctccacccatccatccatccatccatcatccattcatgcatccatccatcgtccctccatccatccatctatccatccatccatctttccatccatcacccatccatccatccatccatctactcatccatccacccacccatctatccaacaaaccatccatccatccatctatctatctatccatccacctacccatctatccatccatcatccatccatccatccatctttccatccatccatcacccatccatccatccatccttgcatccatccatccatcaatccatccaaCACTTGTCTGTTTAGCTATCTCTCTTCTATCAAGTATTTATATCCAACAGATGTCTTCATGATTATCTACATTGTGGATCAGAATGAAAAATACCACAGGTTTCAACCTCAGCACAGAAATCGTCTGTAGAATCTCATTCCTCCACTTGTTAAAAGATACCCTAAGACAGGAAAAATGCTCCTGATTTTAAATTCTGTGCTTCTCAATCAATTAATGTCATCTCCTTCTTTCCCTAACCAAGATGACTGGCATATATAATCCCAAAATATTACTCTCAAgtgcctttcatttttttatgcattctttctcttttaaataaccCTCTGGCCTGTGGGATcagatatttttattctaaaaacagAGGGAAAGTATGGGAGTGTCTGAAAATGGTACCAGTGTGCTGAGAGACAGCCCAGTGACTCTCACAAAAGGATTGGATGGGCAGGGCATGTATGAGATTTTCCTGAAAGAAGACATATCTTTTCTTCCCATTATACTAATAAAACAAGCAGGTTACACATGTATTTGCAGACTGGTTTCTGTCATTAACACAGGTCTGGGGCAGGGGTTCACTTCCATGTTTTGCATCATGGTCCCAGAAGGAAAGGTGGAGATCATCCAAAGGCCTTATGTGAACAGGGGAAACTGGGGCTGGATGTATGACTGATGGCACAGATACTGAGAAGCAGGGTTGGGGCCACAGAGTCAGTCCTGGGGCTCCCTATTCTGTCCTGACCTCCTGTTCCCCTGACCCTCGGTGACTACATTCATTACACATCTCTGAGTTCTCGACTTCCCTTTCTTACGAGGCAAGATATGAAACACAGACCCGGTGTGTCCCACATGAGCAACCGGAGTGACTCTAAACAAGGGTATCTGATGCCTTCTAGGGTATCTAGGCACAGCAGATCCCCTGGTTGCTGGAGAGAATTCTACGGAATACACTTACTTGTGAAAATGGCTTATATGCTAGAGGAGTCGGAATGATTTCATAGCAAATCTCCAAAGGATGAAGGCATGGATGCCTTAGAGCATGTGCAGTCAACTCCCCTCGAAAGCCAAGACGGGGTGTAGATTTCCCTAAACCGGGTGATTCTTACGTCTTCTACCTAACAGCCTTGATGGCTTGCTAGGGCAGAATTGTTAAAGCGAAGTGCCCTGCTCGTGTTGGGGTGGATGGACGTGCCGCGGAGACAACATTTTGAAGACCACAGAAGTGTAGTAGGTTTGGGCAGAAAGTCCACATCCTCATAGGCTGATCAGAAGAGGCATGGACCCTACATGGGTAAGGGGCGCCCTGCAACCCATGGGGCCAGCTGGTTCAATGTCTTCATCACTGAGTCAATGCATTAAATTAAGAGAATATCTCCGCCGTCTTTAGGATGCCCCCAAACACCCTT
This region of Meles meles chromosome X, mMelMel3.1 paternal haplotype, whole genome shotgun sequence genomic DNA includes:
- the ARSD gene encoding arylsulfatase D; the protein is MGRTAPAARDFLWGLLLLCLLLRTSELKAANALQPNILLIMADDLGIGNLGCYGNHTLRTPNIDQLAEEGVRLTQHLAAAPLCTPSRSSFLTGRHAFRSGMEADDGYRALQWNAGSGGLPANETTFARILQQQGYATGLIGKWHQGVNCESRNDHCHHPLNHGFDYFYGMPFTLVNDCQPGRPPEVDAMTRSRLWHYTQMAALGVLTVAVGKTCGFISVSWKGVLGAASLVFLFFVSWYASFGFVRRWNCILMRNHEVIEQPMVLERTAGHMLREAVSYIERNKHRPFLLFVSLLHVHIPLVTTKRFLGKSQHGLYGDNVEEMDWLVGEILKALEVNGLKNTTFTYFASDHGGHLEARDRHGQLGGWNGIFRGGKGMGGWEGGIRVPGIFRWPGVLPAGQVIHEPTSLMDIFPTVVQLGGGRVPQDRVIDGRSLVALLQGTAEHSAHEFLFHYCGKYLHAARWHEKDSGRLWKVHYMTPRFHPKGTGACYGRGVCPCSGDGVTQHSPPLLFDLSRDPSEARPLAPDSEPRYHAVVSRVGEAVEKHRRTLSPVPPQFSLSNIIWKPWLQPCCGTFPLCACGQDGEIPSET